The following DNA comes from Mucilaginibacter jinjuensis.
CGCGGAAACCTGCCATGCGCATTTTGGTGCGTTCGATAGTGATAATGTTATTGGCGATTGTAGTTTTCAGTTCAACCTTGCTTACATCAGGGTTGTTGGTGAGGCTATCTTTACCGGTAGATTTGCCCATCGCGTTAAACAACTTAAAGCCTTTCATTTTTAGCTGTTTGGCCGATAGCACGCCTCCGCCTTTAAGCGAAGGATAAACCGGCTGCATATTGTTGTTAAGCCTACCGCTTAATTTATAATCTAACGATACCAAACCTTCGGCACTACCAGCAGCAGTGGCCATATCATGGAATAGTTTGATTTGGTTATAAGCTTTCTTAATGTCGAAGTCTTGCGCGTTGATATGATAGCTGAAGTAAGCCTTTTGTGGGCTGACCGCAGCATAACTACCATCCATACTTACAGGTGCGCCAATTAAATTAAAGCCGGTTTGTTTAAAGTTAATGCTACCGTTGTTAATAGCCAACTGGCCTTTGGCATCTTTAATAACCAGACCATTATATTTTACCGTTTTTACATCGGCAGTAAAATTAAGGTTCAGGTTTTTAGGCACCATAATTACACCGCTTGGTCCGCTGGTTTTAGTTTCGCCAGGGGCAGGAGCGAAGGCCATAAAATCATCAGCAATAATGAGGTTACTGGTAAAGTTAAAGTCGCCTTTTAAAACACCATTGGGTTTAAGGGCATAATCGATAATGTTTGATACTGCACCATTCAGCACAATCTGCGATTTGCCGTATTTGGCAGTAAACTCATCAAACTGCAACTTATCCTGGTTAAAGCTGAACACACCTTTGCTAATCATAAATGGTTTAGGAAACAACTCAGACGTAAGCGCAATGTTGTTAACGCGCAAAGTTCCTTTGTTCGAGAGCTGATCGTATCGACCCGCCAGCGCATCGCTTTGCTTACCTTTTAAAGATACATTGGCTGCAACGGTACCATTTACACTGTATCCTTTTATAGCAAATACCTTATAAATATTGCCTACGTTGATAATGCCTTTTGAGTAAACGTTATACTCGAGGTTGTTAAAATTTTGCAGGCTTGCCTTCAGCATAAAAGGTTCGCCCTCAAATTCGAAAGAGATAGGTTTAATAATCACCTTGGTACCTGCCACCGTACCCGTAGTATTAATAACGTTGGTATTTACATTCACCTTTTCGATAGGGTGAGGATAGTATTTGGTTTGGATAGAGCCATTAGCCAGTTGAAAGTTAGCCACCGTTTTAGGGAACTGCTTTTTAGCCGGTACATAATTACCCTTGCTGGTAATATCGGCATCCAGGTCACCTTTCAGACTTACGCCGAGGCTATCGATCGGGTAAAACTTCTTCACATCGGCCAGGTGGAACTTGGTTTTCAGCTGCGCATCAATCGGGAAATCGGCAGCGTTGGCCATCCTGAAATAACCTTTGATATAGTTATCAAGCAACGTAGCATTGATGTTTTCCATTTTGAGTGTAGTATGCTTGTAGTTATTATCGGGGCAACTGGCATCCAGATCAAAATTGATATTGCTTAAAGCTTCGGGCTGCGATGCATATTTAAAGTATCCGTTGCGGAAGGTGGACGTAACCGTAAATTTAGGGATGCTGGTAATAACCGAATCAACCTTTGTTTTCCTGATGCCTTTGGTTATCTGTATACCTTTAGCGTATTTACCCTCAGCCAATAAATGCAATGTGTAGCGGCCTTTTACATCGATGGGTTTTACGCCGAACGCTTTGTCCCACTTCTCGAGGTCTATTTCGGTGTTTATTTTGGCGTAGATCTCGGGCTCCTTGATACCTTTTACCCGGATGATCGAACTGAAATAATCTTTATCGATGTTGAAGTAAATCGAATCAACATTTACATATAAACTATCGGGGTTTAAGCCCGGTACCTTGGTCTGGAAATTAAGGTAGAGGTTTTTAATTGGCGATGGGGCTTTGGGGTTGGCCACAGTACCATTCCGCACCTTAAAGTTCATGCTTAGGTTGGGGGCAATTTTATCTTTGGCGATGTACTTGCCATTGAGTTCTACCTGCATGTTGCCTATACCTTGTACCGAAGTTTGTGCCAGCATTTTCTGGTACTCGGCAGGCAGTGCGGTAAACATATCATTCAGGTTGGCATCGTGCGTGTCAATCTTGAAATCCATATTATAGCCATCTTTCAGGAACTCAAATTTGCCGATAAACTGTACCGGCAACTGGTTAATATGCAGATCATTTTTCTGGAAAATAAAGGCCAGTGATTTAGTGTTGATCTTGGTGAGCAGGTCGGCGTTTACCTTTTTGCCGATGATGTAAGGCTTGTTGCCATAATAAAAATCGACCGACTGGATTTCGGTATGGGTGCGCAGATCGAAAATATCTTTGCTTAAATCGCCGCTGCCTAAATAATATACACCGCTGGCGTTGATCTTCATCGGCAGTGATTGGTCGTTATAAACCAGGTGACTTTTCTCAATCAAAATCTGTTTAATGCCCAGTGATGCCGCGCTGGTATCGGCAGGTGTGTTTTGTTTTTGCTCGGTTGTTTTGTAGATATTGTAATTGGCTTTACCGCTGCTATCAACCTGAATATTGATGAAGGCATCAGCCAGATAAATTTTATCAATGTTAATCTTACTTTCAAATAATGAGGACAGATCGATACCCAGTGAAACTTCTTTAGCAGCTACCAATGTTTGATTTTGAAAAGGCGCACTGCCTTTCAGATCAACATTGTATAAAGTGAGTGTAAGTGAGGGAAAACGTTTGAAGAAAGATAGCCCGGTACTGGTAAAAGTAACGTTACCATTAATGTTGGCATTGGCCCAACCCTGTATTTTCTTAGTAACTGTTTGCGGGAAAAGTGTAGGGAGTAAGAATATAAGGATGATAAGGCTCACTAAAACTATTCCGCTTATTTTAAGCGTTTTTAGCAAAGTCTTTTTAACAGCTGCGGCCATAAATTGATATTAAGGTGGTTCGGCAAAAAACTAATTCTGCATGGCAAAATTACTAATTTCTACAGCACACTTTATCAATCTGTTATCGATATAAAGCTAATTAACCAAAGCTATAAAAAGGGGTTGTCAATTATTTTAATTGGATAGCCAATTGAGTTTCACGGAAATTGTGTTTCTGTTTCTGGTTAGCACTTATACTTAAAAGTAAACCACTATTTAGGTTTTCAATGTTTTTTGTTTATTGCGCAGCATAATCATGGCCTTATCTGCGCGTACTTTGCGGGTTTCTTCTTGCTTGGCCGAACCTACCCAATCGCAATAGCCCTGTTTGTATGATTTAGACAGGCTTTCGAAAAACTCGTTAGCCTCGGGGTCCTGATCCAGTAAAACCTGTAACTCGGCAGGTGTGCCTTCAATATGTTCGCCTTTTTTTAGCATTGGGAGTGTAAATGAATATTTGAATATATAAAATTATTCTCTGGTGCGTTGAGCTCTTTATATGGCTTGGCCTTATT
Coding sequences within:
- a CDS encoding YdeI/OmpD-associated family protein gives rise to the protein MLKKGEHIEGTPAELQVLLDQDPEANEFFESLSKSYKQGYCDWVGSAKQEETRKVRADKAMIMLRNKQKTLKT
- a CDS encoding AsmA family protein, with the translated sequence MAAAVKKTLLKTLKISGIVLVSLIILIFLLPTLFPQTVTKKIQGWANANINGNVTFTSTGLSFFKRFPSLTLTLYNVDLKGSAPFQNQTLVAAKEVSLGIDLSSLFESKINIDKIYLADAFINIQVDSSGKANYNIYKTTEQKQNTPADTSAASLGIKQILIEKSHLVYNDQSLPMKINASGVYYLGSGDLSKDIFDLRTHTEIQSVDFYYGNKPYIIGKKVNADLLTKINTKSLAFIFQKNDLHINQLPVQFIGKFEFLKDGYNMDFKIDTHDANLNDMFTALPAEYQKMLAQTSVQGIGNMQVELNGKYIAKDKIAPNLSMNFKVRNGTVANPKAPSPIKNLYLNFQTKVPGLNPDSLYVNVDSIYFNIDKDYFSSIIRVKGIKEPEIYAKINTEIDLEKWDKAFGVKPIDVKGRYTLHLLAEGKYAKGIQITKGIRKTKVDSVITSIPKFTVTSTFRNGYFKYASQPEALSNINFDLDASCPDNNYKHTTLKMENINATLLDNYIKGYFRMANAADFPIDAQLKTKFHLADVKKFYPIDSLGVSLKGDLDADITSKGNYVPAKKQFPKTVANFQLANGSIQTKYYPHPIEKVNVNTNVINTTGTVAGTKVIIKPISFEFEGEPFMLKASLQNFNNLEYNVYSKGIINVGNIYKVFAIKGYSVNGTVAANVSLKGKQSDALAGRYDQLSNKGTLRVNNIALTSELFPKPFMISKGVFSFNQDKLQFDEFTAKYGKSQIVLNGAVSNIIDYALKPNGVLKGDFNFTSNLIIADDFMAFAPAPGETKTSGPSGVIMVPKNLNLNFTADVKTVKYNGLVIKDAKGQLAINNGSINFKQTGFNLIGAPVSMDGSYAAVSPQKAYFSYHINAQDFDIKKAYNQIKLFHDMATAAGSAEGLVSLDYKLSGRLNNNMQPVYPSLKGGGVLSAKQLKMKGFKLFNAMGKSTGKDSLTNNPDVSKVELKTTIANNIITIERTKMRMAGFRARFEGQVGLDKSLNLKFRLGLPPLGIIGIPMNITGTQDKPKIKLGNGKKEDELQGTADDN